The Brasilonema sennae CENA114 genome includes a region encoding these proteins:
- a CDS encoding (2Fe-2S) ferredoxin domain-containing protein: protein MENISYSSDSSVASPVFPKCVRVCQNRTCRKQGAAKVLAAFEASPTPEVTVTGSTCLGQCGNGPMVLVLPEMVWYSGVHPSEVPLLVEQHLRSGQRVTKMLYHRFHPQG from the coding sequence ATGGAAAATATATCTTACTCATCTGACTCTTCAGTAGCGTCACCTGTTTTTCCTAAGTGTGTACGTGTTTGCCAAAATCGCACTTGTCGCAAGCAAGGTGCAGCCAAGGTGTTAGCGGCTTTTGAAGCATCACCAACTCCTGAAGTGACTGTCACTGGTAGTACCTGTTTGGGACAATGCGGTAATGGACCAATGGTGTTAGTGCTACCTGAGATGGTTTGGTACAGTGGTGTTCACCCAAGTGAAGTACCTCTACTGGTAGAACAGCACTTACGCAGTGGTCAAAGAGTGACAAAGATGCTCTATCATCGGTTTCATCCGCAGGGATAA